In a genomic window of Octadecabacter temperatus:
- the fdxA gene encoding ferredoxin FdxA, with the protein MTYVVTDACIQCKFTDCVEVCPVDCFYEGENTLVIAPDECIDCGVCEPECPADAIIPDTESAAEKWIAFNGKYAALWPVIIEKKEPLENADDFVGVEGKLEKYFSEAPAE; encoded by the coding sequence ATGACATACGTTGTCACAGATGCCTGCATTCAGTGCAAATTCACAGATTGTGTGGAGGTTTGCCCCGTCGATTGTTTCTACGAGGGTGAAAACACGCTCGTGATCGCGCCCGACGAATGTATTGATTGCGGGGTTTGCGAACCCGAATGCCCTGCGGATGCTATTATTCCGGACACTGAAAGCGCTGCGGAAAAGTGGATTGCGTTCAACGGTAAATACGCTGCCCTGTGGCCTGTCATCATCGAAAAGAAAGAGCCTCTGGAAAACGCGGATGACTTTGTCGGCGTAGAAGGAAAGCTCGAGAAGTATTTCTCTGAAGCACCAGCGGAGTAA
- a CDS encoding 4Fe-4S dicluster domain-containing protein — MSKKLPPKPDTQKPAASVVNIDYDLCINCAICIRSCPVDVLRINRETRWLEATYWEDCMLCKLCELDCPEPGAITISADKPLGFAMSFG; from the coding sequence ATGAGCAAGAAATTACCCCCTAAACCGGACACTCAAAAGCCAGCGGCGAGCGTGGTCAACATCGACTACGACCTGTGCATCAACTGCGCCATTTGCATTCGCTCATGTCCGGTTGATGTGTTGCGGATCAACAGAGAAACTAGGTGGTTAGAGGCGACTTACTGGGAAGATTGCATGCTGTGCAAACTTTGCGAGTTGGATTGCCCAGAGCCCGGGGCCATCACAATCTCAGCTGACAAACCGTTGGGTTTTGCCATGAGTTTCGGTTGA